Below is a genomic region from Chloroflexaceae bacterium.
TGGGCGAGCCAATTGTCGGCTTCGTCACTCGCGGGCGCGGCATTACCGTGCATCGCGCCGATTGTCGGACCATCGTCAACGAGCGCGACCGCAACCGCCTGATTGATGTGACCTGGGGCGGGCAACAACCCCGCGGCTACCCCGTGCCGATCCGCATTGAGTCGTGGGATCGCGTCGGCCTCTGGCGCGATATTTCCAACGTCATCGCCGAGGCGGGCATCAACATCGAAAAGGTGGAACAGGGGCAGACCCGCCGCGCCGGGCGCGCCGTGCTGCACGTGGTGCTCACCCTGCAGAGCGTCAGCCAGCTCGCCACTATCCTCGACCGGCTCAATCGCATCAGCGATGTGATCGAGGCCCGCCGCGAGAGCGGGGTGAAGACGGCGGGGGATTAGGCGCCCATGCCTCCCGCGACAGTTGAGGCCCTCCTCGCCTGGTTCGCGCGTCACGGTCGCGATCTGCCCTGGCGTCGCACGCGCGACCCGTACCGCATCCTCGTTTCCGAGATCATGCTCCAGCAGACCCAGGTGGAGCGGGTCATCCCCAGGTACCACGCCTTCCTCGAAGCCTTTCCCACCCTCGAACGGCTCGCCGGCGCGCCGACGGCGGAGGTGATCCGCCTCTGGGCCGGCCTGGGTTACAATCGCCGCGCCGTGAACCTGCAACGAACCGCCCGCATCATCGTGGAAGCGCACGGCGGGGTGTTTCCCCGTGAGGTGGCGGCGCTGCGGCGCCTTCCCGGCATCGGCCCCTACACCGCCGGGGCGGTGGCGTGCTTCGCCTTCGAGCAGGACGTAGTCTTCCTCGATACGAACATCCGCCGGGTGCTGCGGCGCGCCTGCATCGGCCCCGACGAGGCCGCCACGGGGGTGAATGACCGCCAGTTGCTGGCCCTGGCGGCGACGCTGGCGCCGCCGGGCCGTGGCTGGGCCTGGAACCAGGCGCTGATCGAGCTGGGCGCGCTGGTCTGCACTGCCGCCAATCCCGCCTGCTCCCGCTGCCCCCTGCGACCGACCTGCCGCGCCTATGCCGCCCGCGCCGCCGCCGACGCGGCGCTGATCGGGGCGATGGCTGCCAGCGCGCCCTCGCCGGCACCGCGGCGCGTCGCTGAACGCAAGGCTGAACCCTACGTCGGCTCGCGGCGCTGGTATCGGGGCCGCGTGGTTGATGCGCTCCGCGCTCTGCCTCCCGGCGGCGCCCTGCCCCTGGCCGAGCTTGGCCCGCGTCTCAAGCCCGACTACACCCCCGCCGATGAGGCGTGGCTGCGCGGCCTGGTGGCCGACCTCGACCGCGACGGGTTGATCGTCTTCGAGGGTGAGCGCGTCAGGTTGCCGTGACGGGCGCGCAGAGCGGCGCGGGGCGCAAAACCCGCAAGGTCGGGCTGCCGGCTGTCCTCGGCGCAGGAGGGAAGCCTGGTTGCCGCGCCTAATCACAGCAGCGGCGACATAAGCCGGGTCAGATTCTCGAAGAGCCGCTGGTGGAGCGGGCGCCGGCGCCACTCCTCGAGGGTCAGCTCCCGCGAGCGGGCGGCGTAGTCGGCCTCGGCCCGCCGCAGATCGGCCACCACGCGGGGATCGTAGCAGAGCAGCGTCACTTCCAGGTTCAATTCAAAAGAGCGCATGTCCATGTTGCTTGACCCGATCACCGCGATGTCATCATCAACGCTGATCGTCTTGGTGTGTAGCAGAATGGGGGAATAGTAGAGACGGATTTTCACGCCTGCGCGCAGCAGTTCCTCATAGTAAGAACGTTGCGCGTAGGCCACGAGAAACTGATCGCGGGCCTCGGAGTTGAACATCGTCACCTCGACCCCGCGCAGCGCGGCGGAGATCACCGCCATCATCAGGGCCTCATCGGGCACGAAGTACGGGTTGCAGATCACCAGTTTCTCGCGCGCGGCATGGATCAGATCCACGAACAGGCGCAGATTGTTTTCGCGCTCGAAGCCCGAACCGCTCGGCAGCACCTGAC
It encodes:
- a CDS encoding A/G-specific adenine glycosylase; its protein translation is MPPATVEALLAWFARHGRDLPWRRTRDPYRILVSEIMLQQTQVERVIPRYHAFLEAFPTLERLAGAPTAEVIRLWAGLGYNRRAVNLQRTARIIVEAHGGVFPREVAALRRLPGIGPYTAGAVACFAFEQDVVFLDTNIRRVLRRACIGPDEAATGVNDRQLLALAATLAPPGRGWAWNQALIELGALVCTAANPACSRCPLRPTCRAYAARAAADAALIGAMAASAPSPAPRRVAERKAEPYVGSRRWYRGRVVDALRALPPGGALPLAELGPRLKPDYTPADEAWLRGLVADLDRDGLIVFEGERVRLP